The window TTAAAGAAAAATCGCCGCTTGTCATTGCTTTATGCCCTATGATAATGATATCACGCATGGGGCAGTATATTACATAAGGGATATAAAAGATGTGTGCATGTTCACAGAAAACCACATAACATAAAGTGTAAAATAACGTAAAGCGTAAAAGAAATCGATATAATAATTCAAACTATAATTATAAATCATAATTAACAGATCATAAAATTAACAGATCATAATTAACAGATCATAGAATTAACAGATCATAGAATTAACAGATCATAAAATTAACAGATCATAAAATTAACAGATCATAATTAACAGATCATAGAATTAACAGATCATAAAATTAACAGATCATAAAATTAACAGATCATAAAATTAAAAATCATTATTAACAGATCACGATAAGGACGGGATACAGATGAAGATACTCGCTATTTCCGACCCCCATGGGAACTATTCGAAGATTAAAAAGATCATAGAAAAGGCTGGAGACTTCGACCTTGTTGTGGTAGCCGGAGACATTACCAATTTCGGACCCGATGAAAAGGTAGAAGAGCTGACCGAAATGTTTGATAAGCCCGTGCTTGCAATTCCCGGGAACTGCGACCATAGGAGTGTCCTCAAAGCCCTTGATAATTCAAAAGCAGTAAACCTGCACGGAAAAGCCGAGCAGATTGGAAAAATCCGGTTTATCGGGCTTGGAGGCTCAAATCCCACTCCGTTTAATACCCCGTTTGAGCTTTCCGAAGAAGAAATCGAAAATGCCCTTGAAGGAATGGTCTGCTCAGCCGAAAATTCAGGAGAATGCGGAAAAATAGTGCTCCTGACTCACGCTCCACCCCATGGAGCAAGGGACGAACTGCCGTTCGGACATGTGGGTAGTAAAGCCATCCAGAAGTTCCTGGACAGGGTTGACCTGATTGTTTGCGGGCACATCCATGAAGCAAAAGGCACTGAAATGGTCGGAAAAACAGTTGTTGTAAACCCGGGAGAAGCCTGCAAAGGCTCCTGCGCTCTTATAACTATTGAAGAGACCGAAAACAAACCCATAGAGGTTGAATTCTTGGAAGTGTAAGGCAAGTTTTCGCCAAATTGTAATTATAGACCCATATTTAAATCTGTCTAATTTTATAAATCTAGTTTTTTCCAGGGTTCCGGAGTCGTCTGTAAGAATTATTACAGGTCCTCTTTTATACTCTGAACTATTTTCTCCTTTCAGGGGCTATATTCATTAGCAAGAACGTCACTAACTATATAATATTATTTTGTTTTAAATCCTTTTATTATATTTTCATTTGTATTATATAACTCCACTTTAACGACAATATTTTGCTGGCGTACAGAATAACAGATCGAAAAATCAGAGAGGTTGAGCTACGGACATAATTAGCGATTTCGGTTTCGATCCGGTTTTTGTGGATTTCCTGACAAAGCTTGCCATTTCCTTTTTGATAGGGATCATGGTAGGTGTGGAAAGAGAGCACAGAGGCCTTGAGCACGAGATTTTTGCGGGTGTCAGGAGTTACAGCATAACCTGTATAACAGGCATGCTCGTTGCTCTGGTGAGCGAATCAGCGGGAACAGGCTTCGTTTACGTAGCCACGTTTTTTTTCGCAGCTATCTGCTCCATAATTACCTATTCCAAGATATTTCTCTTCAAGCGGATAGGGATTACAAGTCCTATCACTCTCTTCTTTATTTTCGTCATGGGTGTCCTTGTTGGCTATGACTACGGTCTGTTTGCTATTGTCTCCTCAATAGTTGTATCTTTCCTCCTGATTCAGAAGCAGCCCCTTCACCAGTTTGCAGGAAACCTGACAAAAGAAGAGCTTTACAATGCCGTACAGTTCCTGGCTGTCGCTTTCATACTTTATCCGGTGATGCCGGAAAAACAGTTCTTCGGGCTTGTAAACCTCAGGTCGGCAATTCTTATTGTGATCCTTGTTTCCCTTATCAGTTTTTTAAGCTATGTTCTCCTGAGAAAGTTCGGGACAAAACGCGGCATGTGCTATTCGGGCTTTCTCGGGGGTTTTATTAACAGCGAAGCTACCACAGGAGCACTTGCAGGGATCTCAAAAAGAGCAGAGGAGATGACCTTCCCCGTACTTACAGGAATTCTGCTCTGCAATATTTCCATGCTAATTCGAAACCTTGTATTAGCCTTTATAGTTGACCCGACAGGCCAGACAACTCGGTTTATGCTTCCTTCCCAGCTTGTACTTATCATCGTTTCCATAGCAATAACTCTCAGGCATAGTAAAAAATTCTGCCAGATAGGGGGGGGAGATCTTAAGATTCAATCGCCTTTCTCACTTGGTCAGGCATTTAAATTCGGCATTGCTTTTACCCTGATTCTCATTGTAGGAAGTTTTGCCTATGGAGTTGCAGGGACTGCCGGAATATACATAACTGCCCTCGGGGCTCTTTTCAGCAGCTCCGGGGTGATAGTTTCCGTAACCCTCCTTGCTGTAAGTGGAAATATCTCCTACGAAGTCGCAGCAAATACTGCAGTGCTTGCAAGCCTTGTAAGTACTGTAAATAAAATTCTGCTTTCAAAGATTTCAGGTTCTGCAAGCCTGTACTCCCTTTCTAAAAACGCATTCGGATTCATTGCAGTCACCGGCGCCGTGGCTTTGCTTTTATGGAATAGCATGTGAGAGAAAGCAAGAAGTGAGAATGCTTCGGGCATGAAGGCATAGTCATATAAAATACTGACCGGATGTTGCTTCTTTGTAAAATAATGAGTATCCAGTAATAGGATATTTATAAACAGCTACCTATATTAATCAT is drawn from Methanosarcina lacustris Z-7289 and contains these coding sequences:
- a CDS encoding metallophosphoesterase; translated protein: MKILAISDPHGNYSKIKKIIEKAGDFDLVVVAGDITNFGPDEKVEELTEMFDKPVLAIPGNCDHRSVLKALDNSKAVNLHGKAEQIGKIRFIGLGGSNPTPFNTPFELSEEEIENALEGMVCSAENSGECGKIVLLTHAPPHGARDELPFGHVGSKAIQKFLDRVDLIVCGHIHEAKGTEMVGKTVVVNPGEACKGSCALITIEETENKPIEVEFLEV
- a CDS encoding MgtC/SapB family protein, with translation MDFLTKLAISFLIGIMVGVEREHRGLEHEIFAGVRSYSITCITGMLVALVSESAGTGFVYVATFFFAAICSIITYSKIFLFKRIGITSPITLFFIFVMGVLVGYDYGLFAIVSSIVVSFLLIQKQPLHQFAGNLTKEELYNAVQFLAVAFILYPVMPEKQFFGLVNLRSAILIVILVSLISFLSYVLLRKFGTKRGMCYSGFLGGFINSEATTGALAGISKRAEEMTFPVLTGILLCNISMLIRNLVLAFIVDPTGQTTRFMLPSQLVLIIVSIAITLRHSKKFCQIGGGDLKIQSPFSLGQAFKFGIAFTLILIVGSFAYGVAGTAGIYITALGALFSSSGVIVSVTLLAVSGNISYEVAANTAVLASLVSTVNKILLSKISGSASLYSLSKNAFGFIAVTGAVALLLWNSM